The following proteins are co-located in the Chryseobacterium daecheongense genome:
- a CDS encoding stage II sporulation protein M yields MREVYFIKQNKEKWLGIEQVIQGKIKKNPDDLSSLYINLINDLSFAQTYYPKSNTTVYLNHLSSQIFQKIYKTKRVEENRVLYFFKTEVPLLVYQYKRYLLYAFLFFALFTSIGVLSAIYDKDFVNIILGESYVNETIENIKKGNAVGVYQSGSTWGSTIGIIFNNIGVGAKLYIYGVFGGVGTLYALLSNSVMLGSFQYFFYDYGALKDSARGIWLHGVFEIFAMVVEAMCGLILGASILFPRTLSRFNSFKNGFKDSFKIFLSTIPFTICAGIIEGYVTRHALKMPLALNLIIILGSLTVIGYYYFIYPSVVNKKIKNTDDAAI; encoded by the coding sequence ATGAGAGAAGTTTATTTCATAAAACAAAATAAAGAAAAATGGTTGGGAATTGAACAGGTTATTCAAGGGAAAATAAAAAAAAATCCGGATGACCTGTCATCGTTGTATATCAACCTCATTAATGATCTTTCTTTTGCTCAGACTTATTATCCTAAAAGTAATACTACGGTTTATTTAAATCATCTTTCTTCACAGATATTCCAGAAAATTTACAAAACAAAAAGGGTAGAGGAAAACAGAGTCCTTTATTTCTTCAAAACAGAGGTTCCTTTGTTAGTGTATCAATACAAAAGATATTTGCTCTACGCGTTTTTGTTTTTTGCATTGTTTACTTCAATAGGAGTCCTTTCAGCAATTTATGATAAGGATTTTGTAAATATAATTTTGGGTGAAAGTTATGTGAATGAAACAATAGAGAATATTAAGAAAGGAAATGCGGTTGGTGTCTATCAAAGTGGTTCTACATGGGGAAGTACCATTGGGATTATCTTTAATAACATTGGGGTAGGTGCTAAATTGTATATTTACGGAGTTTTTGGAGGAGTAGGTACACTGTATGCATTACTTTCAAACAGTGTGATGCTCGGATCCTTCCAGTACTTCTTTTATGACTATGGGGCACTTAAGGATAGTGCAAGAGGAATATGGTTACACGGTGTTTTTGAAATTTTCGCAATGGTTGTTGAAGCTATGTGCGGATTAATTCTCGGGGCATCAATTTTATTTCCAAGAACCCTGTCGAGATTCAACTCATTTAAAAATGGATTTAAAGATTCCTTCAAAATATTTTTAAGTACAATTCCTTTTACCATTTGTGCGGGAATTATTGAAGGCTATGTTACAAGGCATGCTTTAAAAATGCCATTAGCTTTAAATTTAATTATTATCCTAGGTTCGCTAACGGTTATCGGATATTATTATTTTATTTATCCATCCGTTGTCAATAAAAAAATTAAAAACACAGATGATGCAGCTATATAA